One Bacillus sp. FJAT-52991 genomic region harbors:
- a CDS encoding phosphatidylglycerophosphatase A, translating to MKKRVRSQEVTIAAKQRLLERGVTVEDIAEIVLKMQQPFNTELTLLECVESVEKVLLKREIQHAILVGVELDVLAEQKKLSEPLQTIIETDEGLFGVDETIALGASLGYGSIAVTTYGFLDKNKEGIIRQLDTKAGGGVHTFLDDIVGAIAANAASRIAHRIRDYEDSVSETTMVDKEEEELIG from the coding sequence ATGAAAAAAAGAGTACGTTCCCAAGAAGTAACTATAGCAGCCAAGCAACGTTTGCTTGAGCGTGGTGTGACAGTTGAAGATATTGCAGAAATCGTGTTGAAAATGCAACAGCCATTCAACACAGAGCTAACGCTGCTTGAATGTGTCGAGAGTGTGGAAAAGGTATTATTGAAACGAGAAATACAACATGCAATCCTTGTTGGTGTCGAGCTCGATGTATTAGCCGAACAAAAAAAGTTGTCTGAGCCGCTACAAACCATTATTGAAACAGACGAAGGTTTGTTTGGTGTTGATGAAACGATTGCTCTTGGCGCATCACTAGGTTACGGCAGCATTGCTGTTACCACTTATGGCTTCTTAGATAAAAACAAGGAAGGCATTATTCGTCAGCTTGATACAAAAGCAGGCGGAGGCGTTCACACCTTTTTAGATGATATCGTTGGAGCCATTGCGGCGAATGCAGCTTCTCGTATCGCCCATCGTATTCGTGACTATGAAGATAGCGTATCTGAAACGACGATGGTAGATAAAGAGGAAGAAGAATTAATAGGATGA
- a CDS encoding class I SAM-dependent methyltransferase, which translates to MNNSWNKFIYKIGSPVYDKFFNSGMFLNARKQIFQAMPFNDKQNILFVGVGTGADLELINSSNLDITAIDYSPDMLEKARAKFKNSKIKFLEMDAQNMEFDNESFDYVVASLILSVVPDENKCFQEMTRVLKQEGKIIIFDKFIPKNKKLSLPKMLLRPIISLLGTDIGRSFEEIFLKNNQNIKIEEDIPVMLNGMYRKIVISKIN; encoded by the coding sequence TTGAATAATTCTTGGAATAAATTCATATATAAAATCGGCTCGCCAGTTTATGATAAGTTTTTTAATTCGGGTATGTTTTTAAATGCCCGAAAACAAATATTTCAAGCAATGCCCTTCAACGATAAGCAAAATATCCTGTTTGTTGGTGTAGGAACGGGGGCTGATTTAGAGTTAATAAATTCCTCTAACCTTGATATAACTGCTATCGACTATTCACCGGATATGCTTGAAAAGGCAAGAGCGAAGTTTAAAAATTCCAAGATTAAATTCTTAGAAATGGATGCTCAAAATATGGAATTTGATAACGAGTCATTCGACTATGTAGTAGCAAGCCTTATCCTTTCAGTAGTTCCTGATGAAAATAAATGCTTTCAAGAGATGACGAGAGTTTTAAAACAAGAAGGGAAAATCATTATTTTTGATAAATTTATCCCCAAAAATAAAAAACTTTCGTTGCCCAAAATGCTTTTAAGACCAATTATTAGCCTACTGGGAACTGATATTGGTCGGAGTTTTGAAGAGATATTTCTTAAAAATAATCAAAATATAAAAATAGAGGAAGATATACCAGTCATGTTGAATGGGATGTATAGGAAAATAGTAATTAGTAAAATAAATTAA
- a CDS encoding YhcN/YlaJ family sporulation lipoprotein gives MKWGVFFMSAILLMGCNANEDQQDSKLALIKTTNPTPIQLEKKGPEVEKIKKEVERIDDIYDVAVIKDDHHILIAYKVKHLQRFRMKKIEAELNKRLEKEYKDEEFIVSSDYKIFLEVVRLREKIDSGTISEKEAQKRFNEILELKKEMA, from the coding sequence ATGAAATGGGGCGTTTTTTTCATGAGTGCTATCTTGTTAATGGGCTGTAATGCAAATGAGGATCAACAGGACAGTAAATTGGCTCTCATTAAAACAACAAATCCGACGCCTATACAGCTAGAGAAAAAAGGGCCAGAAGTAGAAAAAATAAAAAAGGAAGTCGAGCGAATAGACGACATATATGATGTGGCTGTTATCAAAGATGACCATCATATTCTTATCGCCTATAAAGTAAAGCACCTACAACGATTTCGAATGAAGAAAATTGAGGCGGAATTAAATAAGCGCTTAGAAAAAGAGTACAAGGATGAGGAGTTTATTGTTTCAAGCGATTATAAAATTTTTCTTGAAGTAGTTAGATTAAGGGAAAAAATAGATTCAGGAACGATCAGTGAAAAAGAAGCCCAGAAACGATTTAACGAAATTCTCGAATTAAAGAAAGAGATGGCGTAG
- a CDS encoding stage VI sporulation protein F, producing the protein MDNGLFKNIEKKTGVSMRDVIDLANSLQHANFKDEKTVRGVIQNVSRLANKSVPKELENQIVQTIIKDGSKLDIQTITDMINKKR; encoded by the coding sequence ATGGATAATGGATTATTTAAAAACATTGAGAAAAAGACGGGTGTAAGCATGAGAGATGTCATAGATCTTGCTAATTCTTTGCAACATGCTAATTTTAAGGATGAAAAGACGGTAAGAGGTGTCATCCAAAACGTATCAAGGTTAGCTAATAAATCTGTTCCGAAAGAGTTAGAAAACCAAATTGTACAGACCATCATTAAAGATGGCAGCAAACTAGATATCCAAACGATTACCGATATGATCAATAAAAAAAGATAA
- a CDS encoding glucose 1-dehydrogenase → MDLQLQGKNVLITGGSKGIGKAIAEAFLAEGANVSIAARGLEALEQAKEELGGKVTIFPADLTKAEEREKLIACFVAEHGTIDVLINNAGGSNGGKAMETEMDLFYEAMELNYFSAIHLSKLAVLHMKKAGTGSIVNITSIFGRESGGKVTYNNAKSALISFTKSLADEVIADGVRVNSIAPGSILHETGNWKKRLEADPEGIQAFVDNEIPAGRFGTPEEVANVAVFLASDQASWIVGASINVDGGQSRMNF, encoded by the coding sequence ATGGATCTACAATTACAAGGTAAAAACGTGTTAATCACTGGAGGCTCAAAAGGGATCGGCAAGGCGATTGCTGAGGCATTTTTGGCTGAAGGGGCGAATGTGTCGATTGCTGCTCGCGGGTTGGAGGCATTGGAACAGGCGAAAGAGGAGCTTGGTGGGAAGGTTACTATTTTTCCAGCGGATTTGACGAAGGCGGAGGAGCGGGAAAAGCTGATTGCGTGTTTTGTTGCTGAGCATGGAACGATTGATGTGTTGATCAATAATGCAGGTGGCAGCAATGGCGGTAAAGCGATGGAGACGGAGATGGATTTGTTTTATGAGGCGATGGAGCTGAATTATTTTTCGGCGATTCATTTAAGTAAATTAGCAGTGTTACATATGAAGAAAGCGGGTACAGGCTCGATTGTGAATATTACATCGATTTTCGGAAGAGAGAGCGGCGGCAAGGTGACGTATAATAATGCGAAATCGGCGTTGATTAGTTTTACAAAGTCATTGGCGGATGAAGTGATCGCGGATGGGGTTCGTGTCAATAGCATTGCGCCGGGGAGTATTTTGCATGAAACAGGCAATTGGAAAAAACGTTTGGAAGCTGATCCAGAGGGAATTCAAGCATTTGTTGACAATGAGATTCCGGCGGGGCGTTTCGGTACACCGGAAGAAGTGGCGAATGTGGCTGTTTTTCTGGCGTCTGATCAAGCGTCTTGGATTGTCGGAGCGAGCATTAATGTCGATGGCGGTCAATCGAGAATGAATTTTTAA
- a CDS encoding esterase family protein, with the protein MTIKRGTIQDEKIYSKELGEEIELLVYLPANFSPLYKYSLLIAQDGKDYFQMGRIPRVADELLTEEEIENLIIVGVPYANVEDRRRKYHPDGEQQEAYIRFLAHELVPFLDEKYPVYHVGYGRALAGDSLAATVSLMTALRYPHTFGKVIMHSPYVDDNVLHAVQTAEDYKHLSLYHVIGTGETEVKMTNGEIADFLTPNRKLHALLDEKGFDSFYDEFDGIHTWKYWQPDLKRALLKMFE; encoded by the coding sequence ATGACGATCAAACGTGGTACGATTCAAGATGAAAAAATTTATTCAAAAGAGCTGGGAGAGGAAATCGAACTGCTCGTATATCTTCCGGCGAACTTCTCGCCGTTATATAAGTATTCATTGTTAATTGCTCAAGACGGAAAGGATTATTTCCAAATGGGACGTATTCCACGAGTGGCTGATGAGTTGCTTACGGAAGAAGAAATTGAAAACCTAATTATTGTTGGCGTTCCTTATGCCAATGTTGAGGACCGACGTAGAAAATATCATCCTGATGGTGAACAACAGGAAGCATATATTCGTTTTTTAGCTCATGAACTTGTTCCATTTCTTGATGAGAAATATCCAGTTTACCACGTTGGTTATGGGCGAGCTCTAGCTGGTGACTCACTAGCAGCAACGGTTTCCTTAATGACCGCATTACGCTACCCGCATACATTTGGCAAAGTCATTATGCATTCCCCTTATGTCGATGACAACGTGCTTCATGCTGTTCAGACAGCGGAAGACTATAAGCATTTAAGTCTTTATCATGTCATCGGTACGGGAGAAACAGAAGTCAAGATGACGAATGGTGAGATTGCCGACTTTCTGACACCAAACCGTAAGCTTCATGCCCTTTTAGATGAAAAAGGCTTTGATTCGTTTTATGACGAATTTGATGGCATTCACACATGGAAGTATTGGCAGCCTGATTTAAAGAGAGCACTGTTAAAAATGTTCGAATAA
- the cobT gene encoding nicotinate-nucleotide--dimethylbenzimidazole phosphoribosyltransferase has protein sequence MLTQQISPLNKEVGQQVADYIDTLTKPKGSLGRLEELAVQLAEMTGQPFPEVTPPGVIVFTADHGIAKEGVSAFPQEVTVQMVSNLVHGGAAINVFSRQIGAISKVVDVGVASEVKEAEVLNRKIRYGTGNFSKELAMTRAEAQQALEVGYSEAVDLIEKGIKCLIVGEVGIGNTTTSSAILASITQCDPASIVGHGTGITSEQLKYKAEVIERAIAFHQPNAEDGLDILSKVGGLEIAAMTGAMMAAAEHQIPILLDGFICSVAACVAKLMEPLSADYMILSHHSVEPGHVQAIEYLQKQPLLQLNMRLGEGTGAAVAFPILQSATLMVKEMATFTSANVSNIE, from the coding sequence ATGTTAACACAGCAAATTTCTCCATTAAACAAAGAAGTGGGTCAGCAAGTCGCTGATTATATCGATACATTAACGAAACCAAAAGGGAGTCTTGGTCGTTTAGAAGAGTTGGCGGTTCAGCTTGCTGAAATGACAGGACAGCCTTTTCCAGAAGTGACACCACCGGGAGTGATTGTGTTTACGGCGGATCATGGGATTGCGAAGGAAGGGGTATCGGCCTTTCCACAAGAAGTGACGGTGCAAATGGTCAGTAATTTGGTTCATGGCGGAGCGGCGATTAATGTGTTTAGTCGTCAAATAGGGGCGATTTCTAAAGTTGTCGATGTAGGCGTCGCGAGCGAAGTGAAAGAAGCGGAGGTCCTGAATCGAAAAATTCGATACGGAACGGGCAATTTTTCAAAGGAATTGGCGATGACAAGAGCAGAAGCGCAGCAAGCGTTAGAAGTTGGCTACTCGGAAGCTGTTGATTTGATTGAAAAAGGGATTAAATGCTTAATTGTTGGTGAAGTAGGGATTGGTAATACAACGACGAGCAGTGCTATTTTAGCGAGTATCACCCAATGTGACCCTGCTTCTATTGTGGGACATGGAACAGGCATTACAAGCGAGCAGTTGAAATATAAAGCAGAAGTGATTGAACGAGCGATTGCTTTTCATCAACCTAATGCGGAAGACGGCTTGGATATTTTATCTAAAGTTGGAGGTTTGGAGATTGCGGCGATGACCGGAGCGATGATGGCTGCTGCGGAGCATCAAATTCCAATTTTATTAGATGGCTTTATTTGTTCGGTAGCAGCGTGTGTAGCGAAATTGATGGAGCCATTATCCGCTGATTATATGATTTTATCCCATCATTCCGTCGAACCGGGTCATGTGCAAGCGATTGAGTATTTACAAAAACAACCGCTATTGCAGTTAAATATGCGGTTAGGAGAAGGAACGGGAGCGGCTGTTGCCTTTCCAATTTTACAATCGGCGACGCTGATGGTGAAGGAAATGGCGACCTTTACTTCTGCGAATGTGTCGAATATAGAGTAA
- the spoVAC gene encoding stage V sporulation protein AC gives MANNNEKKTPTQQQYEKLSKKHELKRPLMKNCLRAFFVGGIICIIGQAISYFYIYFFNFTEQTVGNPTVATVVFLSMLLTGFGIYDHLGQYAGAGSAVPVSGFGNAVISAAIEHRTEGFVLGVGGNIFKLAGSVIVFGVFAAFVVALIKSILIQWGGL, from the coding sequence ATGGCAAACAATAATGAAAAAAAGACCCCCACCCAACAACAATATGAAAAACTAAGCAAAAAGCATGAATTGAAAAGACCGCTTATGAAAAATTGTTTGAGGGCTTTCTTTGTAGGTGGGATCATCTGTATAATCGGCCAAGCTATTTCATACTTTTATATTTACTTCTTTAATTTCACCGAACAAACAGTTGGTAATCCGACGGTGGCAACCGTTGTTTTCTTATCGATGTTGCTCACTGGGTTTGGCATATATGACCATCTGGGACAGTATGCTGGAGCGGGAAGTGCCGTCCCAGTATCTGGCTTTGGTAATGCAGTGATTTCTGCAGCGATTGAACATCGAACAGAAGGGTTTGTGCTCGGAGTTGGAGGAAATATATTTAAGTTAGCAGGGTCCGTCATTGTGTTTGGTGTGTTTGCAGCTTTTGTGGTCGCTCTCATTAAATCAATTTTGATCCAGTGGGGAGGTCTGTGA
- a CDS encoding 2'-5' RNA ligase family protein has protein sequence MKFGVVVFPSKKTQDLVNSYRKRYDPHYSLIPPHLTLKGPFDAEESDLPKLVDHLKDVAKKYQSFTYHLSKVKSFQPLNNVIYIKVEPNETLTMINEELHGENVVGGSAEYAYVPHLTVAQKLADAEHADVYNSLNMLSFDQEEKVDRFHLLYQLENGAWTVHETFLLGKE, from the coding sequence ATGAAATTTGGCGTAGTTGTTTTCCCATCAAAAAAGACACAAGATTTAGTTAATTCTTATCGTAAGCGATATGATCCTCATTACTCTCTAATTCCGCCACATCTGACTTTAAAAGGTCCATTCGATGCGGAAGAAAGTGACCTACCAAAGCTAGTTGACCATTTAAAAGATGTAGCGAAAAAGTACCAATCATTCACTTATCATCTTAGTAAAGTAAAATCGTTCCAACCATTAAATAATGTCATTTATATTAAAGTAGAACCAAATGAAACATTGACGATGATCAATGAAGAGCTTCATGGCGAAAATGTAGTTGGTGGATCAGCTGAATATGCTTATGTTCCCCATCTAACGGTTGCTCAAAAGCTTGCCGACGCGGAGCATGCCGATGTTTATAATTCCTTAAATATGCTTTCGTTTGATCAAGAAGAAAAAGTGGATCGTTTCCACTTGCTTTATCAGTTAGAGAATGGTGCTTGGACAGTGCATGAAACATTTTTATTAGGGAAGGAATAA
- a CDS encoding ATP-binding cassette domain-containing protein, with translation MRTMLEVIQADIIRNGQPILSHIDVTIFEGMSVVVTGANGSGKSSFIKLLAGIYEPQKGSVNRGFQSYAYIPEHFPEHLPFTVETYLTLMMEMGRSVNKERLDVYIERLGLQPFLHTPLKKCSKGTKQKAGIIQALMKTSDVLFLDEPFTGLDEATCGTVIELLLELKGKQTMVFVLHEEQLTQKLATHRAQLENGRLVDFSAAQPVSSSLHITFETKQPLSKSMQQKVKQVSEQKMKIAVTEAESDLVLAELLKQGAHILEVKAGETV, from the coding sequence ATGCGAACGATGCTTGAGGTGATTCAAGCGGATATTATCCGCAACGGGCAGCCCATTTTATCTCATATAGATGTGACGATTTTTGAAGGAATGTCCGTTGTTGTAACGGGTGCTAATGGCTCAGGGAAAAGTTCATTTATCAAGTTATTAGCGGGTATTTATGAACCGCAAAAAGGAAGCGTAAACAGAGGCTTTCAATCGTATGCTTACATACCAGAACATTTCCCTGAGCATTTGCCATTTACCGTTGAAACGTATTTGACGTTAATGATGGAAATGGGACGGAGTGTAAATAAAGAAAGGCTTGATGTATACATAGAACGACTTGGGTTACAACCTTTTTTGCATACGCCACTTAAGAAATGCTCGAAAGGCACGAAGCAAAAAGCGGGCATCATTCAGGCATTAATGAAAACATCCGATGTGCTTTTTCTTGATGAACCATTTACTGGACTAGATGAAGCAACTTGCGGAACAGTGATCGAACTATTGCTCGAATTAAAAGGGAAACAAACGATGGTCTTCGTTTTACATGAAGAACAGCTGACTCAAAAGCTAGCCACGCATCGGGCTCAATTAGAAAATGGTCGCCTAGTGGACTTTTCTGCTGCACAGCCAGTTAGTTCCAGTCTACATATTACGTTTGAAACGAAACAACCTTTGTCAAAAAGTATGCAACAAAAGGTAAAACAAGTGTCGGAACAAAAAATGAAGATCGCCGTTACAGAAGCGGAGTCCGATCTTGTGTTAGCAGAGCTATTGAAGCAAGGAGCTCATATTCTCGAAGTGAAAGCGGGGGAGACTGTATGA
- a CDS encoding universal stress protein, whose protein sequence is MKTIIVAVDGSDAALKVIPYAAELAKAYGDDLLLLNIQSTLKELGMPVIAKAKSIMNESEPSISTKIRVGIPAMEIVTEAKDPDVRCVVMAIGKGRQEEIGSVSKQVLELATCPVMLVPEHAVNRV, encoded by the coding sequence ATGAAAACGATTATTGTAGCAGTAGATGGCTCAGATGCAGCATTGAAAGTGATCCCTTATGCAGCTGAATTAGCTAAAGCATATGGAGATGATCTTCTGCTATTAAACATTCAATCTACATTAAAAGAGTTAGGCATGCCAGTGATTGCCAAAGCAAAAAGTATAATGAACGAAAGTGAACCTTCTATTTCCACCAAAATTAGAGTCGGTATTCCCGCTATGGAAATTGTCACCGAGGCAAAAGATCCAGATGTTCGATGTGTCGTTATGGCGATCGGAAAAGGACGCCAAGAAGAGATCGGAAGCGTTAGTAAACAAGTATTAGAACTCGCTACATGTCCAGTGATGCTAGTGCCTGAACATGCTGTGAATAGAGTTTGA
- a CDS encoding GNAT family N-acetyltransferase: protein MLVKVITATTQQERNDAFDIRKLVFVEEQNVPLELEIDEYEDSSTHFVLYNEGQPCGAGRFRTKDGLGKAERICVLATVRGKGAGQLIMNALEDVAKEQHLPGVILSAQTQAIPFYEKLGYEIISEEYMDAGIPHKTMKKIF, encoded by the coding sequence ATGCTAGTGAAGGTAATAACAGCTACGACTCAACAAGAGCGAAATGACGCTTTTGATATTCGCAAACTAGTCTTTGTAGAAGAACAAAATGTTCCTCTCGAGTTGGAAATTGATGAATATGAAGATTCATCTACCCACTTTGTTTTATATAATGAGGGACAACCGTGTGGAGCCGGGCGTTTTCGCACGAAAGATGGACTGGGCAAAGCTGAAAGAATTTGTGTGTTAGCTACCGTTCGCGGAAAAGGAGCGGGACAGCTCATTATGAACGCGCTCGAAGATGTTGCGAAAGAGCAACATCTTCCTGGGGTCATATTAAGTGCCCAAACACAAGCCATTCCTTTCTATGAAAAGCTAGGATATGAAATCATATCCGAAGAATATATGGATGCAGGTATCCCACATAAAACGATGAAAAAAATATTTTAA
- a CDS encoding ABC1 kinase family protein encodes MTTWNALTRLPEIIAVLMKHGFTGYLKDLGLSEKIPFHKRGASEEKKEHVRGEELRAALEELGPTFMKLGQFISTRTDILSPEWTAPLSKLQSDAPPVPFNEIKQIIELESGGPLKDSFIEFNETPIGTASLGQVHRAVLYSGEKVAVKVRRPHIEAVVNQDIQVLRHLAMIAEKNSSLAQQFSVKETIDEFAASLLKEMNYRFEAAEALSVKEQIDNEWVYVPMIFPDYTTERVLVMELIDGKKLTPEAIEQISQQRRKELAEALAESVLEQVYVKGVFHADPHPGNLILLKDETLALIDFGNTGRLSEEMKQLLAECLFSLNDRDSASLSMAIQSLGTNREVDRKAMRRDLDVWMNTYLDRALQEVKMGTMFQELFALAAKHGIRVPREFIQVGQAFLKVEQTVAALDPDIRFNVILKETGQRLMWEQLHPKRLLRETRKFTRQVQISARKLPTVINETIRKWESGEPHLQINVKPDEGMMNRIERIAHMLVLSIMMLAFSIIIAGVIIGIKISGDHSQLTDNYTFQIVLFTAFVITILFLITIYMMWQKKK; translated from the coding sequence ATGACAACTTGGAATGCCTTAACGAGGCTGCCTGAAATTATCGCTGTCTTAATGAAGCACGGTTTTACCGGCTACTTAAAAGATCTCGGGTTAAGTGAAAAAATCCCGTTTCATAAGCGGGGAGCCTCAGAAGAGAAAAAAGAACACGTCAGAGGGGAAGAACTGCGGGCGGCGTTGGAAGAATTAGGACCCACGTTTATGAAGCTCGGTCAATTTATAAGCACACGGACGGACATTCTTTCACCGGAGTGGACAGCGCCTTTGTCAAAGTTGCAAAGCGATGCACCCCCGGTTCCTTTCAACGAAATAAAACAAATTATTGAACTCGAATCAGGAGGTCCGCTCAAAGACTCCTTTATCGAATTTAATGAAACGCCCATTGGGACTGCTTCCCTTGGTCAAGTCCATCGTGCTGTATTATATTCAGGAGAAAAAGTAGCCGTTAAGGTTCGCAGACCACATATTGAAGCTGTGGTGAACCAAGACATTCAAGTGCTTCGTCATTTAGCGATGATTGCCGAGAAAAATTCAAGCTTAGCCCAGCAATTTAGCGTGAAAGAAACCATTGATGAGTTTGCCGCTTCTTTATTAAAAGAAATGAACTACCGATTTGAAGCGGCTGAAGCGTTAAGTGTAAAAGAACAAATCGACAATGAGTGGGTTTATGTCCCGATGATCTTCCCTGATTATACAACCGAGCGAGTCCTCGTGATGGAACTGATCGATGGCAAAAAATTAACACCAGAAGCGATCGAGCAAATCAGTCAGCAAAGAAGAAAAGAACTAGCGGAAGCCCTCGCAGAATCGGTATTAGAGCAAGTGTATGTGAAAGGAGTATTTCATGCTGATCCTCATCCGGGCAACTTAATTTTATTGAAAGATGAGACCCTGGCATTAATTGATTTTGGCAATACGGGGCGGCTTTCTGAAGAAATGAAGCAATTGTTAGCGGAATGTCTTTTTTCCTTAAACGATCGTGATTCCGCTTCATTATCGATGGCGATCCAATCATTAGGAACGAATCGGGAAGTGGATCGAAAAGCAATGCGCCGCGATCTAGATGTTTGGATGAACACCTATTTAGACCGTGCCTTACAAGAAGTAAAAATGGGCACCATGTTCCAAGAACTATTCGCACTTGCCGCCAAACACGGTATTCGCGTCCCGCGCGAATTTATCCAAGTCGGCCAAGCCTTTTTAAAAGTAGAGCAAACAGTCGCCGCTTTGGACCCGGATATTCGCTTTAATGTCATTTTAAAAGAAACCGGCCAACGACTCATGTGGGAACAACTGCATCCAAAGCGACTGTTGCGTGAAACACGCAAATTCACTCGACAAGTCCAAATATCCGCTCGCAAACTCCCAACAGTTATTAACGAAACCATAAGAAAATGGGAAAGCGGCGAGCCGCACTTGCAAATTAACGTCAAACCAGACGAAGGCATGATGAACCGCATCGAACGAATCGCCCACATGCTCGTCCTCAGCATTATGATGCTCGCCTTCAGCATTATCATTGCTGGCGTTATTATCGGCATTAAAATCAGCGGCGACCATTCACAATTAACCGACAACTATACCTTTCAAATTGTCCTATTCACCGCCTTTGTGATTACGATATTATTTTTAATTACCATTTACATGATGTGGCAGAAGAAGAAATGA
- a CDS encoding YjcZ family sporulation protein, whose product MGYGFGGFGGYGCGYGGYGCHGSSTFVLIVVLFILLIIVGASFY is encoded by the coding sequence ATGGGTTACGGCTTTGGAGGCTTCGGAGGCTACGGTTGTGGTTACGGCGGTTACGGATGTCACGGATCATCTACATTTGTGTTAATCGTTGTGTTGTTTATTTTATTGATCATTGTTGGTGCGAGTTTCTATTAA
- a CDS encoding SPOR domain-containing protein — MAIAGMTLTIIPFISVLMVLGRGIVSNGFGSQDQLAAVEKQNEPAGIVDSEIEENRSIENNHEHEYREESKDIVSADKLYRVQAGAFSSKSNALELEADIRDHGIETSVVEKDGLYVVYVGAFKNKENAEKRITELQSFGFDAFMKSEESKRAVPADKLYRVQAGAFSSKSNALELEANIRDHGIETSVVEKDGLYVVYAGAFKNKENAEKRITELQSFGFDAFIKHQ, encoded by the coding sequence ATGGCAATTGCAGGAATGACTTTAACGATTATACCTTTTATTTCAGTATTGATGGTTTTAGGAAGAGGAATCGTTTCAAATGGGTTTGGCTCACAGGATCAATTAGCAGCTGTAGAGAAGCAAAATGAGCCTGCAGGGATAGTTGATTCAGAAATAGAAGAAAATAGGTCAATTGAAAATAATCATGAACATGAGTATCGTGAGGAAAGTAAAGATATTGTGTCGGCAGACAAGCTGTACCGTGTTCAAGCAGGCGCATTTTCATCAAAATCAAATGCACTAGAGCTTGAGGCTGATATTAGGGACCATGGCATTGAAACATCCGTTGTTGAAAAAGATGGACTGTATGTCGTCTATGTTGGAGCGTTTAAAAACAAGGAAAATGCGGAAAAGCGGATTACAGAACTTCAGTCGTTTGGGTTTGATGCCTTTATGAAAAGTGAGGAAAGTAAACGTGCTGTGCCAGCGGATAAGCTGTACCGTGTTCAAGCAGGCGCATTTTCGTCAAAATCAAATGCACTAGAGCTTGAGGCTAATATTAGGGACCATGGCATTGAAACATCCGTTGTTGAAAAAGATGGACTGTATGTCGTCTATGCTGGAGCGTTTAAAAACAAAGAAAATGCGGAAAAGCGGATTACAGAACTTCAGTCGTTTGGGTTTGATGCCTTTATAAAACATCAATAG
- the spoVAE gene encoding stage V sporulation protein AE: MLSMFFWAFVIGGLICVIGQLLMDVGKLTPGHTLSLLVVVGAVLAGFDLYEPLVDFAGAGATIPITSFGNSLVAGAMQEAQKHGIVGVLTGMFEVTSAGISAAIVFGFIGALLFKPKG, translated from the coding sequence ATGCTAAGCATGTTTTTTTGGGCATTTGTCATTGGCGGTCTCATTTGCGTAATTGGTCAGCTGTTAATGGATGTAGGGAAGCTGACCCCTGGTCACACACTTAGTTTATTAGTCGTTGTAGGAGCCGTACTGGCAGGGTTTGATTTATACGAACCGCTAGTCGATTTCGCTGGAGCAGGAGCGACCATTCCGATTACAAGCTTTGGGAATTCCCTTGTAGCAGGAGCGATGCAGGAAGCTCAGAAACATGGAATAGTTGGTGTACTCACAGGCATGTTCGAAGTGACCAGCGCCGGGATCTCAGCAGCCATCGTTTTTGGCTTTATAGGGGCTTTATTGTTTAAACCGAAAGGATAG